One window from the genome of Pyxicephalus adspersus chromosome 6, UCB_Pads_2.0, whole genome shotgun sequence encodes:
- the LOC140333218 gene encoding lysozyme C, milk isozyme-like — protein sequence MKIIALFLLVALASGTWALHKCTIMRAIKRGNVIGIKGYTLGDYMCLVHYASYYDHTLNRSPSEYGIFQVNSYWWCADGHSFSHNLCGVSCDDLLDRDLRDDVNCLRRIVRDPNGLGAWSVWTKHCKGKNLYSYTTGCY from the exons ATGAAGATTATTGCTTTATTCCTTCTTGTTGCCCTTGCTTCTGGCACCTGGGCTCTGCACAAATGCACCATAATGAGGGCGATAAAACGTGGAAATGTTATTGGCATCAAAGGCTACACTCTTGGAGACT aTATGTGCTTGGTTCATTATGCCAGTTACTATGATCACACTTTGAACAGAAGTCCCTCTGAGTATGGCATCTTCCAAGTTAACAGTTACTGGTGGTGTGCCGATGGCCACTCTTTTAGCCATAATCTATGCGGAGTATCTTGTGATG aCCTACTGGACAGAGATCTTAGAGATGATGTAAACTGTCTAAGGAGAATCGTAAGAGATCCAAATGGACTTGGTGCCTG GAGCGTCTGGACAAAGCATTGCAAAGGAAAAAACCTTTACTCCTACACCACTGGATGTTATTGA